In Salinisphaera sp. LB1, one genomic interval encodes:
- the trpA gene encoding tryptophan synthase subunit alpha: protein MSRLTDRFTALKRAQRTALIPFLTAGDPGPDATVDFMHALVAAGADVIELGVPFTDPMADGPVIQAACERALAHGTSLRDVLAMVARFRERDTDTPVVLMGYFNPIDSMGLEAFGERAGAAGVDGALIVDMTAEEAPDIAPKLRAAGVDPVCLIAPTTGESRIGRICENAAGFIYYVSFKGVTGASSLNTDSLAAQIAPIRRATALPVGVGFGVRTPDNAAAVAAVADAVIVGSALVSRIAEHGHDVATATAKLRETLAAMRAAIDQADDKRRDEREQEGESV, encoded by the coding sequence TTGAGCCGTCTCACCGATCGTTTTACCGCACTCAAGCGGGCGCAGCGCACCGCGCTGATCCCCTTTCTGACCGCCGGTGATCCAGGGCCGGACGCGACCGTCGATTTCATGCATGCGCTGGTGGCGGCCGGGGCCGATGTGATCGAGCTGGGCGTGCCGTTCACCGATCCGATGGCCGACGGCCCGGTGATCCAGGCGGCCTGCGAGCGTGCGCTGGCGCACGGTACGAGCCTGCGCGACGTGCTGGCCATGGTCGCGCGTTTTCGCGAACGCGACACCGACACCCCCGTCGTATTGATGGGCTATTTCAACCCCATCGATTCCATGGGGCTCGAGGCATTCGGCGAACGGGCGGGCGCTGCCGGGGTCGACGGCGCGCTGATCGTCGACATGACCGCCGAGGAAGCGCCGGATATCGCGCCGAAGCTGCGGGCGGCCGGTGTCGACCCGGTCTGTCTGATCGCGCCGACCACCGGCGAATCGCGCATTGGCCGGATCTGCGAAAACGCCGCCGGTTTTATCTATTATGTTTCATTCAAGGGCGTCACCGGTGCTTCGAGCCTGAACACCGACAGTCTGGCGGCCCAGATCGCGCCGATTCGGCGCGCCACGGCGTTGCCGGTCGGGGTGGGCTTCGGCGTTCGCACGCCGGACAACGCGGCGGCCGTGGCCGCGGTGGCGGATGCGGTGATCGTGGGCAGCGCGCTGGTCAGTCGGATCGCGGAACACGGGCACGACGTGGCCACGGCCACCGCGAAACTGCGCGAAACGCTGGCGGCGATGCGTGCGGCGATCGACCAGGCGGACGACAAGCGACGGGACGAACGCGAACAGGAGGGCGAAAGCGTATGA
- the folC gene encoding bifunctional tetrahydrofolate synthase/dihydrofolate synthase yields MSKQDPLRPAAARRTLAQWLDYQLAMHPSEIELGLDRVRSVADRLGLVPPPHATITVAGTNGKGSCVALVAGLIGARARVGSYTSPHLWRYNERIAIDGAPVGDADLIAAFETVEAARGGTSLTFFEFGTLAALVIFRRMAVDVAVLEVGLGGRLDAVNIVDADVALITQIGLDHMDWLGDTREAIGREKAGIMRPGRPVFCGDRHPPDSIPAAATACGAHLACLGRDFDLTCTPPQRWTWSDGATCLDIAPHAAVHPDNLALAIAGASAAGYGPGAEDIRRACAWQALLPGRREVIDAPIPIIYDVGHNEDAVALLAESLQQRPVSGRTHVVLGMLADKPVEAVARRLMPWADALYPAGLDGLSTRGLTGQALAARLRHAGPVYAGPEQALAAAQAAAVPGDRIVVCGSFFTVAQARSPDHE; encoded by the coding sequence GTGAGCAAGCAGGACCCGCTGCGTCCGGCGGCTGCCCGCCGGACGCTGGCCCAGTGGCTGGACTACCAGCTGGCGATGCATCCGAGCGAGATCGAGCTTGGCCTCGATCGCGTGCGCTCGGTGGCCGATCGGCTCGGCCTGGTGCCGCCGCCGCATGCCACGATCACTGTGGCCGGCACCAACGGCAAGGGCAGCTGTGTGGCCCTGGTCGCGGGCCTGATCGGCGCGCGCGCCCGGGTTGGCTCCTACACCTCGCCGCATCTCTGGCGTTACAACGAGCGCATCGCGATCGACGGCGCGCCGGTCGGCGATGCGGACCTGATCGCGGCCTTCGAGACCGTCGAGGCGGCGCGCGGCGGGACGTCCCTGACCTTCTTCGAGTTCGGCACGCTCGCTGCGCTCGTCATCTTCCGGCGCATGGCGGTCGATGTCGCCGTACTGGAGGTGGGGCTCGGCGGGCGACTCGATGCGGTGAACATCGTGGATGCCGATGTGGCGCTGATCACGCAGATCGGTCTCGACCACATGGATTGGCTCGGCGATACCCGTGAGGCGATCGGTCGCGAGAAGGCCGGCATCATGCGCCCCGGGCGGCCGGTGTTTTGTGGCGACCGACATCCGCCGGACAGCATTCCGGCCGCGGCCACCGCCTGCGGCGCGCATCTGGCGTGTCTGGGCCGCGATTTCGATTTGACGTGCACGCCGCCGCAACGCTGGACATGGTCGGATGGCGCCACCTGCCTCGATATCGCGCCGCATGCGGCCGTGCACCCCGACAATCTCGCCCTCGCAATCGCGGGCGCGAGCGCGGCCGGGTATGGGCCGGGCGCCGAGGATATTCGGCGCGCCTGCGCCTGGCAGGCATTACTGCCCGGACGGCGCGAAGTTATCGACGCTCCCATACCGATCATCTACGATGTGGGCCACAATGAAGATGCAGTGGCTCTGCTGGCGGAATCGCTGCAGCAGCGGCCTGTTTCGGGAAGGACACACGTGGTGCTGGGTATGTTGGCGGACAAGCCGGTGGAAGCCGTCGCGCGGCGGTTGATGCCCTGGGCCGACGCGCTGTATCCGGCCGGACTCGACGGTCTCAGTACGCGCGGCTTGACGGGCCAGGCGCTGGCCGCACGGCTGCGTCATGCCGGGCCTGTTTATGCCGGCCCCGAACAGGCGCTCGCTGCGGCGCAGGCAGCGGCCGTACCGGGCGATCGTATCGTCGTCTGTGGTTCATTTTTCACCGTGGCGCAGGCGCGGAGTCCTGATCATGAATGA
- a CDS encoding CvpA family protein produces the protein MIWIDVAIVVVVALSATIGFFRGFLREALGLATWILAFYLAFVLAAPASVYLQRWIDSGSARLAVAFAIVFLGVLVAGAIFNYLLGRLINQTGFAGTDRAVGIIFGVVRGVAVLIVLVLLAGVTPVPRDSWWQRSIFIGQLEAGALWVRGYLPPDIAHAITYPDAPSTLPAGRTTTTST, from the coding sequence ATGATCTGGATCGATGTCGCTATCGTTGTGGTGGTCGCATTGTCGGCGACGATCGGTTTCTTCCGTGGTTTTCTGCGCGAGGCGCTGGGTCTGGCGACGTGGATCCTGGCCTTTTATCTGGCGTTCGTTCTGGCAGCCCCCGCGTCGGTCTATCTGCAGCGCTGGATCGATTCCGGCTCAGCACGTCTGGCCGTGGCGTTCGCGATTGTCTTTCTCGGCGTGCTCGTCGCGGGCGCGATCTTCAATTACCTGCTGGGCCGGCTGATCAACCAGACCGGTTTCGCCGGTACCGACCGTGCTGTCGGGATCATATTCGGGGTGGTGCGCGGCGTGGCCGTGCTCATTGTTCTGGTCCTGCTGGCTGGCGTGACCCCCGTGCCGCGCGACAGCTGGTGGCAGCGCTCGATCTTCATCGGGCAGCTGGAAGCCGGCGCGCTCTGGGTGCGGGGTTATCTGCCGCCCGACATCGCCCATGCGATCACCTATCCCGATGCGCCGTCGACGCTGCCCGCGGGCCGCACGACGACGACCTCGACCTGA
- a CDS encoding NYN domain-containing protein has protein sequence MTRELSSAIDNLKLAVLIDADNAPSSRCGELLAEVSTFGLASIKRAYGDWTTTHLKGWKRALHDHAIQPIQQFAYTTGKNATDAALIIDAMDLLHQAHLDGFVIVSSDSDYTRLATRIRESGLAVYGFGEKKTPPAFVSACDRFVFTEILAAEPARDEKAPTGDPKELRRMLTTAIEAVSRDDGWAPLGAVGSYVNKNHPSFDSRNYGFSKLSKLMESLDYVIVDFRESRSDADTHIVYVRLK, from the coding sequence GTGACGCGCGAGTTGTCCTCCGCGATCGACAATCTCAAGCTCGCCGTACTCATCGATGCCGACAACGCGCCGTCGTCGCGCTGCGGCGAGTTGCTGGCGGAAGTCTCGACCTTCGGGCTGGCCAGTATCAAGCGGGCCTACGGCGACTGGACCACGACCCATCTGAAGGGCTGGAAGCGGGCCCTGCACGATCATGCAATCCAGCCGATCCAGCAATTCGCCTACACCACCGGCAAGAATGCGACCGACGCGGCGTTGATCATCGATGCCATGGATCTGCTCCATCAGGCGCATCTCGACGGCTTCGTGATCGTGTCTTCGGACAGCGACTACACGCGGCTGGCCACGCGCATCCGGGAATCCGGGCTCGCGGTTTACGGCTTCGGCGAGAAAAAGACGCCGCCGGCGTTCGTCTCGGCCTGCGACCGGTTCGTGTTCACCGAAATCCTGGCGGCCGAACCGGCCCGGGACGAAAAGGCGCCCACCGGCGATCCCAAGGAGCTGCGGCGTATGCTCACCACGGCCATCGAAGCGGTCTCGCGCGATGACGGCTGGGCGCCGCTGGGTGCGGTGGGCAGCTACGTGAACAAGAACCATCCGTCGTTCGATTCGCGCAACTACGGCTTTTCCAAGCTGAGCAAGCTGATGGAATCGCTGGACTACGTGATCGTGGATTTTCGCGAGTCGCGTAGCGACGCCGATACCCACATCGTTTACGTACGCTTGAAGTAG
- a CDS encoding SPOR domain-containing protein has product MNDVMKKRLIGVAILVIIGVLAPLLLSRCMHGDSQDNGRGSMRVYDVQPDGKAEPAGNDHNDQAGASPAPAQSAAGNTESNGSQGRPQAPTPDAVSPQSKQGFSAPPVHGGSGAASKPLDSQSPSSKPASGGASATNGAGQNPHSGTHDHGASSAGSGAASASSSSGSGLEKSSIQGWVVQVASFSQQGNAADLANQLKGRFPVSYTPGQVNGKTWYRVNVGPFDSKQAAQSAADRLSKAGHKGLVRQLP; this is encoded by the coding sequence ATGAATGACGTGATGAAAAAACGCCTGATCGGCGTTGCCATTCTGGTAATCATCGGCGTACTGGCGCCGTTGCTGCTCTCGCGCTGCATGCATGGTGATAGCCAGGATAACGGCCGCGGTTCCATGCGCGTGTATGACGTGCAGCCCGATGGCAAGGCGGAGCCGGCGGGTAACGATCACAACGATCAGGCGGGGGCGAGCCCGGCCCCGGCGCAATCGGCAGCGGGCAACACCGAGAGTAACGGCAGCCAGGGGCGCCCGCAGGCGCCAACCCCGGATGCGGTATCGCCGCAGAGCAAGCAGGGCTTCTCGGCACCGCCGGTGCATGGCGGTAGCGGGGCGGCTTCGAAGCCGTTGGATTCGCAGTCACCGTCGAGCAAGCCGGCATCGGGCGGTGCATCCGCGACCAACGGGGCGGGCCAGAATCCGCATTCGGGAACGCATGATCACGGCGCGTCGTCCGCCGGCTCCGGCGCCGCCAGCGCTTCGTCGTCCAGCGGCTCCGGGCTGGAAAAATCCAGTATCCAGGGCTGGGTGGTGCAGGTGGCGAGCTTCAGTCAGCAAGGCAACGCGGCCGATCTGGCGAACCAACTCAAGGGCCGGTTCCCGGTGTCGTATACCCCGGGCCAGGTCAACGGCAAGACGTGGTATCGCGTGAATGTTGGCCCGTTCGACAGCAAGCAGGCGGCACAGTCGGCAGCCGATCGACTGAGCAAGGCCGGGCACAAGGGGCTGGTGCGCCAGTTGCCCTGA
- a CDS encoding UDP-2,3-diacylglucosamine diphosphatase has product MAATHFIADLHLIDDREPAACRLAGYLGGPARAADALYVLGDLFDVWIGDDGSIPQHAATLDAFAALAHTGTPIFFIRGNRDFAVGPSFESRSRMQILDDPTAVRLHGVPTLLAHGDVFCSDDSAHQAFRAKYSDARWRQRRLALPLWLRRTVARRARRRSARAKTRKPMRIMDVNAATVASMADEYRAQRIIHGHTHRPADHLDGDIARYVLADWRDDRSEVLIVDDNGVARRRLDHAGRFID; this is encoded by the coding sequence GTGGCCGCGACCCACTTCATCGCCGATCTGCACCTGATCGACGATCGCGAGCCGGCTGCGTGCCGGCTCGCCGGCTATCTGGGCGGTCCGGCGCGCGCCGCCGATGCGTTATATGTGCTGGGCGATCTGTTCGATGTCTGGATCGGCGACGATGGCTCGATCCCGCAGCATGCGGCCACGCTGGATGCGTTCGCCGCACTCGCCCACACGGGCACGCCGATCTTCTTCATTCGCGGCAACCGTGATTTCGCTGTGGGGCCGAGCTTCGAATCGCGCAGCCGAATGCAGATTCTGGACGACCCGACGGCTGTCAGGCTTCACGGCGTGCCCACCCTGCTCGCCCACGGCGATGTATTCTGCAGCGACGACAGTGCCCATCAGGCATTTCGGGCGAAGTACAGCGACGCCCGCTGGCGACAACGGCGCCTTGCCCTGCCCTTGTGGCTGCGGCGCACGGTGGCACGGCGCGCGCGGCGCCGTTCAGCTCGGGCGAAAACCCGCAAGCCGATGCGCATCATGGATGTGAACGCGGCGACCGTGGCGAGCATGGCCGACGAATACCGGGCCCAGCGGATCATCCACGGCCATACCCACCGGCCCGCCGATCATCTGGACGGCGATATTGCACGCTATGTGCTGGCCGACTGGCGCGACGACCGCAGCGAAGTATTGATCGTGGACGACAACGGCGTCGCGCGCCGGCGCCTGGATCACGCCGGGCGCTTCATCGACTGA
- a CDS encoding ferritin-like domain-containing protein → MTPDDVHAALMACEPRAKCLATRALHAADSSGLSAASGAAQAVPVPGRPARPALVHPAKLARRGLGSDHGRAALIHAIAHIEFNAINLGLDAAYRYRGLPADYYADWLSMAADESRHFEMLNDRLADFGYAYGDFDAHNGLWEMAVKTAHDPMVRMALVPRVLEARGLDVTPGMIEKLKRVGDDKTVAIFEQILAEEVPHVEIGSKWFRYFAEPRGLDPDETFFKLLDEYMNGGPPGPYNLAARREARFSEPELDELTARDAQRP, encoded by the coding sequence ATGACGCCGGATGACGTGCATGCCGCGCTCATGGCGTGCGAGCCGCGGGCGAAATGCCTCGCCACGCGGGCATTGCACGCGGCCGACTCCAGCGGGTTGTCCGCCGCGTCCGGCGCAGCACAAGCCGTGCCGGTGCCGGGGCGCCCGGCGCGTCCGGCGCTGGTGCATCCGGCCAAGCTGGCGCGGCGCGGCCTGGGCTCCGACCATGGCCGCGCCGCGCTCATTCATGCCATCGCCCATATCGAGTTCAACGCGATCAATCTGGGGCTGGACGCGGCGTATCGCTATCGCGGACTGCCGGCCGATTATTATGCCGACTGGTTGTCGATGGCCGCCGACGAGTCACGCCACTTCGAGATGCTCAATGACCGGCTGGCCGATTTCGGCTATGCCTACGGCGATTTCGATGCCCACAACGGACTGTGGGAAATGGCGGTCAAGACCGCGCACGACCCGATGGTGCGCATGGCCCTGGTGCCGCGTGTACTGGAAGCACGTGGACTCGATGTCACGCCCGGCATGATCGAAAAACTCAAGCGCGTCGGCGATGACAAGACCGTTGCCATCTTCGAGCAGATTCTGGCCGAGGAAGTGCCGCACGTGGAGATCGGCAGCAAGTGGTTTCGCTACTTCGCCGAGCCACGTGGACTCGACCCGGACGAGACCTTCTTCAAATTGCTGGATGAATACATGAACGGCGGCCCGCCCGGGCCGTACAACCTCGCCGCACGGCGCGAGGCGCGTTTTTCCGAGCCGGAACTGGATGAACTGACCGCGCGCGACGCGCAGCGACCGTAA
- the purF gene encoding amidophosphoribosyltransferase, which translates to MCGIVGMVSTSPVNQDIYDALTVLQHRGQDAAGIVTTDGRRLYLRKDNGLVRDVFHTDHMLRLVGNAGVGHVRYPTAGVDSTAEAQPFYVNTPYGICLSHNGNLTNADQLKDELYRSDRRHLNTDSDTEILLNVFAHELMQSERLQLAPEDIFEAVAAVHRRCRGGYAATALITGYGLVGFRDPNGIRPAVYGKRETADGTDYMIASESVALDALGFERLGDIGPGEAVVITLDGEIHVQQCADQPYHSPCIFEYVYLARPDSVIDDVYVYKARLRMGTYLADKIRREWPDHDIDVVIPIPSTSRTAAVELASQLDIKYREGFIKNRYIGRTFIMPGQQQRVKSVRKKLNPIDLEFAGKNVLLVDDSIVRGTTSRQIIEMARDAGANKVYFASAAPPVRYPNVYGIDMPSAAELVAHGHSDDEIAEIIGADRLIYQDMADLKRAVSVGNDALQSYEDSVFTGNYITADVSAEYLEQLELFRADATREARRKKDNAVLEIHNDA; encoded by the coding sequence ATGTGCGGCATTGTTGGGATGGTCTCGACCTCCCCGGTCAATCAGGATATCTATGATGCGCTGACGGTGCTGCAGCACCGCGGCCAGGACGCGGCCGGCATCGTCACCACGGACGGCAGACGTCTGTATCTGCGCAAGGATAACGGCCTGGTGCGGGATGTGTTTCATACCGACCACATGCTGCGGCTGGTCGGCAACGCGGGCGTCGGGCATGTCCGCTATCCGACGGCCGGGGTGGATTCCACCGCCGAGGCGCAGCCGTTCTACGTCAACACGCCGTATGGCATCTGCCTGTCGCACAATGGCAATCTGACCAACGCCGACCAGCTCAAGGACGAACTGTATCGCTCGGACCGGCGGCATCTGAATACCGACTCCGATACCGAGATCCTGCTCAACGTGTTTGCCCACGAACTGATGCAGAGCGAGCGTCTGCAGCTGGCGCCCGAGGATATCTTCGAGGCGGTAGCGGCGGTGCATCGCCGCTGTCGCGGCGGTTACGCGGCCACCGCGCTGATCACGGGTTACGGACTGGTCGGCTTCCGCGACCCCAATGGTATCCGCCCGGCGGTCTACGGCAAACGCGAGACCGCCGACGGCACGGATTACATGATCGCCTCCGAATCGGTGGCGCTGGACGCGCTCGGTTTCGAGCGCCTGGGCGATATCGGCCCCGGCGAGGCCGTGGTGATCACGCTCGACGGCGAGATCCATGTCCAGCAGTGTGCCGACCAGCCGTATCACTCGCCGTGTATTTTCGAATACGTCTATCTCGCGCGTCCGGACTCGGTCATCGACGATGTCTATGTCTACAAGGCGCGGCTGCGCATGGGCACCTATCTTGCCGACAAGATCCGGCGCGAGTGGCCCGATCACGATATCGACGTGGTGATCCCGATCCCCTCGACCAGCCGCACGGCGGCGGTGGAGCTGGCCAGCCAGCTCGACATAAAGTATCGCGAAGGCTTCATCAAGAACCGCTATATCGGCCGCACCTTCATCATGCCGGGCCAGCAGCAGCGGGTGAAATCGGTGCGCAAGAAGCTGAACCCGATCGACCTGGAATTCGCCGGCAAGAATGTGTTGCTGGTCGACGACTCGATCGTGCGCGGCACGACGTCGCGCCAGATCATCGAGATGGCACGCGACGCAGGGGCGAACAAGGTCTATTTCGCCTCCGCCGCGCCGCCGGTGCGCTACCCCAACGTCTACGGCATCGACATGCCCAGCGCGGCCGAACTGGTCGCGCATGGCCACTCCGACGACGAGATCGCCGAAATCATCGGTGCCGACAGGCTGATCTATCAGGACATGGCCGATCTCAAGCGCGCGGTGTCGGTCGGCAACGACGCGCTGCAGAGCTACGAGGATTCGGTGTTCACCGGCAACTACATCACCGCGGATGTATCGGCCGAGTATCTGGAACAGCTCGAGTTGTTCCGTGCGGACGCCACGCGCGAGGCGCGCCGCAAGAAGGACAATGCCGTGCTCGAAATCCATAACGACGCGTGA
- the accD gene encoding acetyl-CoA carboxylase, carboxyltransferase subunit beta translates to MSWLGKIMPSQMRNDASRRKNSVPEGLWTKCSSCGAVLYTAEMERTLHVCPKCNTHQRLRARQRLDFFLDADDRTEIASDLEPRDPLKFRDSRKYRDRLSAAQKDSGEREAVIMMTGHLKSMPIVAGAMDFQFMGGSMGSVVGETFVRGVHAAIEAGSPFVFFSASGGARMQEGLFSLLQMGKTSAALTRLADRGLPFVSVLTHPTMGGVAASYAMLGDINVAEPEALIGFAGPRVIEQTVKQTLPEGFQRSEFLLEHGAIDMIVERVDLRDRIHRVVSTLMHRAPAAEDVDTPEVTTQA, encoded by the coding sequence ATGAGCTGGCTCGGAAAAATCATGCCATCGCAGATGCGAAACGATGCCTCTCGGCGCAAGAACAGCGTCCCGGAAGGGTTATGGACCAAGTGCAGCAGCTGCGGCGCGGTGCTGTACACCGCCGAGATGGAGCGGACGCTGCATGTCTGCCCGAAGTGCAACACGCACCAGCGCCTGCGTGCCCGTCAGCGTCTGGATTTCTTTCTCGACGCCGACGATCGCACCGAGATCGCCAGCGATCTCGAGCCGCGGGATCCGCTCAAGTTCCGCGATTCCAGGAAATACCGCGATCGCCTGTCGGCAGCGCAGAAGGATTCCGGCGAGCGCGAAGCGGTCATCATGATGACCGGGCACCTCAAGTCCATGCCGATCGTCGCCGGGGCCATGGACTTTCAGTTCATGGGGGGCTCGATGGGCAGCGTGGTCGGTGAGACGTTCGTGCGCGGCGTGCACGCCGCGATCGAGGCCGGTTCGCCGTTCGTGTTCTTCTCGGCCTCGGGCGGTGCCCGCATGCAGGAGGGGTTGTTCTCGCTGCTGCAGATGGGCAAGACCAGTGCCGCCCTCACTCGGCTGGCGGATCGCGGGCTGCCGTTCGTCTCGGTACTGACGCATCCGACCATGGGCGGCGTGGCCGCCAGTTACGCCATGCTGGGTGACATCAACGTGGCCGAACCCGAAGCGCTGATCGGCTTTGCCGGGCCGCGGGTGATCGAGCAGACCGTGAAGCAGACGTTGCCGGAAGGCTTTCAGCGCAGCGAATTCCTGCTCGAGCACGGGGCCATCGACATGATCGTCGAACGTGTCGATCTGCGTGATCGCATTCATCGCGTCGTGTCCACGCTCATGCATCGCGCGCCGGCGGCCGAAGACGTCGACACGCCCGAGGTGACGACCCAAGCGTGA
- a CDS encoding O-succinylhomoserine sulfhydrylase has translation MSTDFDPEWGTATRGVRAGTHRSPEGEHSSAIYMTSSFVFDSAEACAARFAGDEPGNIYSRFTNPTVDAFCDRLAAMEGGEACVATGSGMAAILATCLATLEAGDHIVAAHTLFGSTIGLFNNYLGKLGIRTSYVAPADVDAWQAAIEPNTKMLFVETPSNPLTEIVDLGALGALAEAHGARLVVDNCFCTPALQRPLELGAHIVTHSATKYLDGQGRALGGAVVGDADIVGNQVFRFLRTCGPSMSPFNAWIFYKALETLEVRMRAHCDGAARLAQWLETQPGVAHVYYPGLASHPQHDLAAKQQPGGFGGIVSFDVRGGRENAFKLINATRMLSITANLGDTRTTIVHPASTTHARISAEARARAGIGEGLIRVSVGLENVDDIMADLGRGLAA, from the coding sequence ATGAGCACCGATTTCGATCCCGAATGGGGCACCGCCACACGCGGTGTACGCGCCGGCACCCATCGCAGCCCCGAAGGCGAGCACAGCAGCGCCATCTACATGACCTCGAGCTTCGTGTTCGATTCGGCCGAGGCCTGTGCGGCGCGCTTCGCCGGCGACGAACCGGGCAACATCTATTCGCGTTTCACCAACCCGACCGTGGATGCCTTCTGCGATCGGCTGGCGGCGATGGAAGGCGGCGAGGCGTGTGTGGCCACCGGTTCCGGCATGGCCGCGATTCTGGCGACCTGTCTGGCCACGCTCGAGGCCGGAGACCATATCGTGGCCGCGCATACCCTGTTCGGTTCCACCATCGGCCTGTTCAACAATTACCTCGGCAAGCTCGGCATCCGCACCAGCTACGTGGCGCCGGCGGATGTCGACGCCTGGCAGGCCGCGATCGAACCGAACACGAAGATGCTGTTCGTGGAAACACCGTCCAACCCGCTGACCGAGATCGTCGATCTCGGCGCACTCGGGGCGCTGGCCGAGGCGCACGGCGCCAGGCTGGTGGTCGACAATTGCTTCTGTACGCCCGCGCTGCAGCGCCCACTGGAGCTGGGCGCGCATATCGTGACGCACTCGGCTACCAAGTATCTCGATGGCCAGGGGCGGGCGCTTGGCGGGGCGGTCGTGGGCGATGCCGATATCGTCGGCAACCAGGTCTTTCGTTTCCTGCGCACCTGCGGGCCGAGCATGAGCCCGTTCAACGCCTGGATTTTCTACAAGGCGCTGGAGACGCTGGAAGTGCGGATGCGCGCGCATTGCGACGGCGCGGCCCGGCTCGCCCAGTGGCTGGAAACCCAGCCCGGTGTGGCGCATGTCTATTACCCCGGTCTGGCGTCGCATCCGCAGCATGACCTGGCCGCGAAACAGCAGCCGGGCGGCTTTGGCGGCATCGTGTCGTTCGATGTGAGGGGCGGCCGCGAGAATGCGTTCAAGCTCATCAACGCCACCCGGATGCTGTCGATCACCGCCAATCTCGGCGATACCCGCACCACCATCGTCCATCCCGCCAGTACCACCCATGCCCGCATCTCGGCCGAGGCCCGTGCCCGGGCCGGTATCGGCGAGGGCCTGATCCGGGTCTCGGTGGGGCTGGAGAACGTGGACGACATCATGGCCGATCTCGGGCGGGGCCTGGCCGCCTGA
- a CDS encoding peptidylprolyl isomerase, which translates to MVIFKTNLGDIHIDVDEHNAPISAENFLTYVRDGFYDGVIFHRVIPGFVVQGGGFDENFNQKTTRAPIKNESANGLDNERGTLSMARTQDPDSATSQFFINLEDNEALNDMGTRPGYAVFGRVVEGMEVVDAIAKVPTGAAGPFRQDVPQDTVRIESAEIV; encoded by the coding sequence ATGGTGATTTTCAAGACCAACCTCGGCGACATTCATATCGATGTCGACGAACACAACGCCCCGATCTCGGCCGAGAACTTTCTCACCTATGTTCGCGACGGCTTTTACGACGGTGTGATCTTTCATCGCGTGATCCCGGGCTTCGTCGTCCAGGGCGGTGGGTTCGACGAAAACTTCAACCAGAAGACCACGCGCGCGCCGATCAAGAACGAATCCGCCAACGGGCTGGACAATGAGCGCGGTACCCTGTCGATGGCGCGCACCCAGGACCCGGATTCGGCCACCTCGCAGTTCTTCATCAATCTCGAAGACAACGAGGCCCTCAACGACATGGGCACACGACCCGGCTATGCCGTGTTCGGTCGCGTGGTCGAGGGCATGGAAGTGGTCGACGCCATCGCCAAGGTGCCCACCGGCGCCGCCGGGCCGTTCCGTCAGGACGTTCCGCAGGACACCGTTCGCATCGAGTCGGCGGAAATCGTCTGA